Part of the Quercus lobata isolate SW786 chromosome 6, ValleyOak3.0 Primary Assembly, whole genome shotgun sequence genome, CAAAATGCCTTGGGTGAGAAGGTATTGATGCACTGCATGCACACCTGAAACCATTACTATCTCCTCAAAGCATCATCCCTAGTTGGAGTTTAAAATTCTCTCTTATTTagtcatttatttttgtaatttgcaGGTTGGAACTTTTGTACAGTTGGTAGCAACATTCATAGGAGGCTTTGTTGTAGCATTCATCAAGGGATGGCTTCTCACTTCAGTCATGCTATCTACAATTCCACCTCTTGTCATCTCTGGTTATTTCATGAGCATAATTATACGAAAGATGGCGTCCCGTGGTCAAGCTGCTTATTCAGTGGCAGCAACAGTAGTAGAGCAGACATTTGGTTCAATCAGAACTGTATGCATACTTGGCTTAAGGAAGCTTTGATTTTCCCTCTCCATTTTTATAGAATAATATTCAATCATGATGCCAATTCTCCATGCAGGTTGCATCATATACAGGGGAAAAGCAAGCTATAGCTAAATACAACAAGTCCTTAACCACAGCTTACAAGTCTGGTGTCCAAGAAGGCTTGGCTGCTGGGTTGAGTAATGGTGCAGTTACGTTTTTTAAATACTGCAGTTATGCTTTGGCAGTATGGTATGGTGGGAAAATGATAGTTGACAAAGGATATACTGGAGGGGATGTCATTGTTATATTGATTTCTGTTTTGATTGGCTCCGTGTAAGTTGCATTTTACTTcataagtttttcataaaattgaTACATTATCCTCATACTATAATCTGTCACATATACACTATACCAAATCTGCATGTTTGTATGCTTGTGCAAGATTGAAAATTCATTCCCCCCACAAGCCCCACTTTTTCGATATATCACACAAAATGTGATAGTTGATAAGTCCAAAAAGCTGAAGATacatttttggtaaattaatttttatttccaGGAATCTGGGGCAAGCATCTCCATGCATGAGTGCTTTTGCTGCTGGACAAGCTGcatcatttaaaatgtttgaGACAATTAAAAGGAAGCCACAGATAGACGCTTATGACAATAGTGGCCTGAAGTTAGATGATATTCATGGAGATATAGAACTAAGGGATGTTTGTTTCAGTTATCCTGCAAGACCTGAAGAGCATATATTCAATGGATTTTCTCTTTCAATACCTGGTGGTACAACCACTGCTTTGGTTGGACAGAGTGGAAGTGGGAAATCAACAGTTATCAGTTTGATTGAGAGATTTTATGATCCGAAAGCTGGTGAAGTTCTAATTGACAAGATTAACCTCAGAGAGTTCCAACTAAAATGGATCAGACAGAAAATTGGCCTCGTCAGCCAGGAACCTGTGTTGTTTACTTGTAGCATTAAAGACAATATTGCCTATGGGAAGGACAATGCAACTACTGAAGAGATAAGAGCTAATGCTGAGCTTGCTAATGCTGCTAAATTCATAGATAAACTTCCTCAGGTTTGattcttcatctaatctttTGTTCAGAATGATCTATTAGTCTGCaattctttttggaattttatatttttttatgctatGACAGAACACTCTGGGGATTTCCATGATTGTATtctcatgtttttatttattttttctgtagAAAGATGAACATATGTGCCTTGATTTTCACCGAATTTTAACTATTCAATAATGTGGTTTTGTGTCTGACGTCTTCAGGGACTAGACACAATGGTTGGTGAGCATGGAACTCATCTATCTGGGGGTCAAAAGCAGAGAGTTGCTATAGCCAGAGCAATTCTGAAAGACCCAAGAATTCTACTTTTAGATGAAGCCACAAGTGCTCTTGATGCAGAATCTGAGAGAATTGTGCAGGAGGCTTTGGACAGAATTATGACAAATCATACAACCGTTATTGTCGCCCATCGCTTGAGTACAGTGAGGAATGTTGATACTATTGCAGTGATACATCAAggaaaaattgttgaaaaaggtatatataatatatttgtttgattgttCTTTTCTAGCAGCGAAGTTCCACAAGTTTCCCATTATTATTGTGAATGTCTTAGCGATTCATCGAATATTCATGTTTAGTTATAgagttttgatagttttttcagAATGACAGGGTACCTCTCTCTCAGCATTGCAACTTGCTTGAAGTTTATTTACATATATCTTTTTCCGGTTAAATACCAAATTCAAATTACTAAATTGATCACCATGCtaattagattattttttagataaacatAGTACTGCATTCTTATCCCTCTTGACTGATCAGGCTCACATTCTGAACTAATTAAGGACCCTGAAGGAGCTTATAGCCAGCTTATACATTTGCAAGATATTAGCACAATGTCGGAACAAAATGCTCTAAATGATCAGGAAATGCCAGAACTTCCTAGAAGAAATTCAAGACACCACTCATACTCAAAATCTCTTGGAGTGGCTGATGCAGTGAGTGTGCAGGAAACAACACCTGCAGAAACCACTACTCCTGCTTCATCACCAGCCAAACTTCCTCCTGAAGTCTCACTTCATCGCCTGGCTCATCTTAACAAGCCAGAGATCCCGGTTTTACTTCTAGGCACAATAGCTGCTGTGGCCAATGGATTAATTTTACCTGTTCACGGGATACTGTTGTCCAACACAATCAAAACTTTCTATGAGCCAGAAGATAAACTCTGTAAGGATTCAATATTTTGGGCATTAACTTTTATTGTTCTTGGTGTGGCATCTCTATTGGCTCAACCATCAAAGTCGTACTTATTTGCTATCGCTGGGTGTAAGTTAATAAGAAGGATTCGGTCAAAGTGCTTTGAGATAGTAGTTTATATGGAAGTAAGTTGGTTTGATGAAGCTAAGCACTCAAGTGGTGCACTCGGTGCAAGGCTCTCTGCAGATGCAGCTTTTATGCGAGGGGTGGTTGGAGATGCACTTGCTTTGCTTGTTCAAAATATTGCAACTGCTACTGCAGGCATGGTTATTGCTTTCACAGCGAACTGGCTACTGGCTCTGATAATTTCTGTTTTGCTACCTCTCTTTGGAGTAAGGGTATATGTCGAAATGAAGTTTATGCAACGATCCAGTGCAGATGCAAAGGTTTGCTTTAAACTTCATAGTCAACTAGCTccaatgcataaaaaaaaaaaacatttaatttcACGTGAGCGTGGAACGGAGGGGAAAGAAACTTTTGATTCTATCTGGAAAGATGTAACTATTAAAAACGATTTTAAAGAAATCCCAACCCCTAGTTAAGTTAATGGTTTAAACATCTGAAATGAACTACATATGCATTCAAATAATCCCTTTGAAATATACTGAAGTTGTAAATGGTCACAGAAAATGTATGAAGAAGCAAGTCAAGTTGCAAATGATGCAGTAGGGAGTATAAGAACAATTGCTTCTTTCTGTGCTGAAGAGAAGATGATGGAATTGTACCATAAGAAATGCGAAGGCCCTATTAGGACAGGAAAAAGGCAAGGGTTAATCAGCGGGATAGGTTTTGGGCTATCGTTCTTCATAATGGGTTCAGTCTATGCATGCTGTTATTATGCTGGAGCCCAACTTGTTAAAGATGGCAAAGCAACATTCTCTGAAGTTTTTCAGGCGAGTTCTTCTGGCTTATCTACCAAGTCAGgcattcaaattttgttttagcAGTTCTAACTAGCTTTTTATTACTTCAGAGGTATTCTTCATTGGTTTATCCCTTGATAAACTCTTGTGTGTCCTAAATTACAGGTTTACTATGCTCTCACCTTGGCAGCCTTTGGAATTACTCAGTCAAGCTCCTTGGCCCCAGATGCCAGTAAAGCAAAGAGTTCTGCTGCTTCTATATTTGCAATTCTTGACAGGAAATCAAAGATAGATTCTAGTGATGCCTTTggaatgaaaatagaaaatgtgaaggGAGAGATTGAGCTTCAACATATCAGCTTTAGGTATCCCACTAGACCTGATGTTCAAATATTCAGGGATCTTTGCTTGGCTATTCATTCTGGCAAGGTAACTTGTTTGGACTTGGCATCATTAGTTATTCTTGTACTCTACATTATGGCAGGCCTCGCAGATGGTTTGAAAAATTTAGTCTCACTTTAATATGCATAAActaacaaattcaattttttttaatcagacAGTTGCTCTGGTTGGGGAAAGTGGGAGTGGAAAATCAACAGTGATCTCATTGTTGCAGAGGTTTTATAATCCTGATGCAGGTCACATCACACTAGATGGTATTGAAATCCAAAAACTACAACTGATGTGGTTAAGGCAACAAATGGGTTTGGTGAGCCAGGAGCCTGTGTTATTTAATGACACCATTCGAACCAACATAGCTTATGGTAAGGAGGGAAACGCTACTGAAGCAGAAATTTTAACCGCAGCAGAATTGGCAAATGCACACAAATTCATTAGTAGTTTGGAAAAGGTAAAAAACTTGAACAATCAAGGTGCTTTAGTGTGATAGACTAGTTAGCAAGTACATGATATCAAACTATTATGAGTCACGTGCATTCAAGGAAGACAAAGAAACTATTTAGAAGCCCATTACATGTTTATTAGCTAGTCCTTTTTATGATTCTAGTGTTAAGATGTCAAAGTAATAAATTTGACACCCAAGAAGAAGGTATCAAATACTTTTTAATAAATCTCACCGAATTCAAGTAGAACATAAAAAAGAGTTCTCAATAAAATGGAATTTTGTATTGATACATAAAATGTTGCAAAAATTTTGCTACAGAATCAACATACTTAACTATTTCACTCTttgcttttctattttcttaaaCTTGCATTTGCTTTCTAGTTTATGCACTTATTGGGTACTACACATATTGGATGCTACTACAACTGGTGAGAATAACTATATATAGAACACAAAGGAGACAAGCTCCTTAATTCTAGCAAaggaaaaaagtaaataaaagagGCTTATCTTTAGTTAAGACTCTTCACCACCGCGCACCCTTGGCGTGATGGTCACTTCACGAGTACAAAATTCTTGTGGGGGGGGGGCCGGGGGGTAAGAGTCGGatttcaagtctctaggagagaGCTTTACACACATTTACACTaaaattaagttagagtagaatttctatctgtataaaaaaaaaaaaaaaaaaaaaaaaaaaaaaaaaaaaaaaaaacaaaaaaaatcaaagactCTTCCACCTAAAAGCAAAAGAAACCTATACTACAAAACGTTTCACTTTCAATTGTCAAAGATAGCAACATACCTACTAAGTACAAAGGAAAGGGTTATTTTCTTCTTACCCAAAAGACATGCATTACACATAAAAGAAAACATGCATGCAACATGCTAGATAGTAATAACTCTAACACCTTGTAGGACTAGGTAACTTGTCTTGCAAGTATAGGTTTATTAGGCTTACAACACATTTAAGCTCAAGGATCCTAATATATCTAACAAGCCTATATGATGAGGTTGTTTGTAATATATATGTGCTTGTAGGACTCATAATAATTATAAGGAATGTGAAATGCGAATGCAGGGGTATGATACAACAGTGGGTGAGCGAGGTATCCAGTTGTCTGGAGGACAAAAGCAAAGAGTGGCTATAGCACGAGCTATAGTGAAGGCTCCCAAAATACTACTATTAGATGAAGCCACTAGTGCTCTGGATGTTGAGTCTGAGCGAGTGGTTCAAGATGCATTGGATCGATTAATGGTTGATCGAACCACCGTGGTGGTAGCTCATCGTTTATCCACAATCAAGGGTGTAGATTTAATTGCTGTGGTGAAAGATGGAGTTATAGCCGAGAAAGGAAAGCATGAAATTTTAATCAATATCAAGGATGGTATTTATGCTAACTTGGTAGCATTACATACAAAAGCTTCATCTTAACAGCCTCTtgttaatttgaaaaaaagaaaaaaagaagcaagccTCTTGCACTCGTCTTTCCCCACATTGTTAAAATAGTCTCTAAAATTTCCCATGATTAGAAATCTATGTTGAGGAAGATGGATTTGAATTTATCCCCTGATGGTAATTTTAATAAAGTGAGCTGATTTTGTAACTTTCCTAACCGTTTAAGAACTAACTTGTCATCATTCCTATGTGTAATGCACATGATATAATAATGTGTTTAGGATCATGAAATATCAAAGACATTGGTGCCTTAACATTTGCAATGCATCCCTCAACAATCGTATTTTCACCTAACATTGGAATCAAATGGTGTTTCTCATCTTTTAGCTTAAGATTAAACTAACCTTCTAGTATTTTCTTAGGTCACCAtattatgtttttctttattccGTTAATATTACTATTTAGTTCTGAAATTTTGAGATCTGCTATAGATCTTCAACATATTAGTTAACGCcgttcatatatatttttgcctCTATAAGGTCAGTTGAACAACTCAAGTATGCTAGTGCTATAGGAAGCATGATGTATGTCATGCATTATATTGTATAAGATTGATATAGCCTTCGCATTTTGTAGACTTTATAGAAAAATTCAAGACACTCATAGAATGAGTTAAGATATTTGTCTAAGAATAGAATAAGAATGAATAGAACAAGCATGATCATTTATCAAGATGACTCTGATAAGAATTATGTCATTACTTATAAACATATGTATATGGTGATGTTTATCTTTTGGTTCTTCTATTACACGTGAACTAAATTTGTATACccataaaaatcataaattaacataaagattattattattattttttttttttggaaaatttgagaCAAGAATTTCTTTCATGTAAAGTAAAAACAATTCCAAGCTtaccaaataaaattttgaaattttttttttttaagtcaagtaAATTGGCAAGATAAGACTTAAGAGATGCTTAAAAACTCATGATATAAGATTTTTTGGGAGCCATGTATAATAAAccattataaaaagaaaaaaggcaataaataaaaaaatttaagatgttAAGTTACATTTAGAACCATTTCGGAGATTCATCTAAGGTTACTATGAGGAAGAATTGAAAAAGAATTGTCATTTACCAATACATTTCCTATCATAACTATAATATCCAAATTGACAAGTGCATTTAgacataattatttatacatatgtAAATGGTTATGTTTATGTTTGTCTCATCATATTGCATgtaaaataagattttcatACTAAAGAAATTATGGATTATGTTTTAAATCACATATTTACAATTTTGAATAGCAAGTACTAACCtaaaaaagaaacttttagAACTATGGATCTAAAATTTATGCAATAGCTATATGAATTTGAATTGTACATCAATATAGACATCTATAATGGCTTCTTTTGTTACAACTTTGACGTTACCTTAATAATacattagagaaaaaaatatattgaaattatGCAGACGAGAAGTGTGAAAAATTGTTTGCCATAAGCCCAACCCAAAGGGAAAATGTTTAGCTCCAAACCGGTTTGGAACTATCTTTCCAATCTTTAAGAACCCATAGTTAATTAGGTAATAAATGGAACTTACATATAAATCATTTTGCCCTATCCTTTCTCTTaatataagtatttttttttattaaaaaaagtgaataTAAGGAAGTGTTGCTTTGATGATTTTCTTGTAAAGAAGGAAGTGTTGCTTCGAAACATCGTGCTATTCTAAGGGGATATTCATTAATTATGTTTAGGTGCATTTGGCTATCTGTGGATAAATAGACTAACGTAGGTTTTGTCTTTGGATTGATTTTAACTTGTATGCTAAACTACCATATGCATTTTATTACACACAAGACCTTGTTGGATTCAAAGTAGGTATGACAACTAAATATatgttacatccacaacattttcgtAACAAATTCCACTTATGTGgaaaattgttattagttattactagtGGACAAAATAGTAATGTTAGTGGTGTGCCCATTTTAGAATTAGTAATAACTTGACACTTAAGATTTGTcttgaaaatgttgtgaatataataGTTTTCATGACAACTTTGGTGGGTCCACTGCTTTTGTCTAAATCCTGTTCCACCAAGAGACACAGAGGCCTAGTTGCTctcttaaaatttatatttaacagTGGTCAAACATTGTCTTTTCTTATGGTTCTTAGATTATGTAAgtaccttttgttttaatgttgCATTTGAATaccttttctttcaaatatttttaaaaaacaaaatctattaAGTTAATTTATGGTTTTAATTACTATGAAATTTAACTTCATAATATATAGAATATGGAAAAACATAAACATCACCAAATACATATGTTTATATAAGTACTATTTACTTCTTAAGGTGAAAGTCCTTGTAGTGACAAGAGAGTATTTGATAAAtgattatagtttttttaattctttataagtATATCCTCATACACTAGTAATCCTGGTGTAGAATATTAGAAATTCATTGTTAGAGACTTGGTTATATGAATTGTGGGTCCCAAATGATTTATgagccaggcccatctacccggggagaatccaaaggcccaagccgaggagggctgtgacccaaactcgacaagatagcctttggataccgccgaggacagctcagtcctcggtagacccaaagtccccccaaaaagaaaaaagggtaaaaacggtataggactgaaacttggaagaaagatctaaaatatcc contains:
- the LOC115994284 gene encoding ABC transporter B family member 11-like — translated: MAKKNADNQQHSNKTKGKQESTNTVPYYKLFSFADHLDYLLMFVGTIGAVGNGISIPLMTMVFGDILDSFGRTVNTKDIVHEVSEGTLKFLYMAVASRAASFFQMACWMVTGERQAARIRGLYLKTILRQDIAFFDKEASTGEIIGRMSGDTVLIQNALGEKVGTFVQLVATFIGGFVVAFIKGWLLTSVMLSTIPPLVISGYFMSIIIRKMASRGQAAYSVAATVVEQTFGSIRTVASYTGEKQAIAKYNKSLTTAYKSGVQEGLAAGLSNGAVTFFKYCSYALAVWYGGKMIVDKGYTGGDVIVILISVLIGSVNLGQASPCMSAFAAGQAASFKMFETIKRKPQIDAYDNSGLKLDDIHGDIELRDVCFSYPARPEEHIFNGFSLSIPGGTTTALVGQSGSGKSTVISLIERFYDPKAGEVLIDKINLREFQLKWIRQKIGLVSQEPVLFTCSIKDNIAYGKDNATTEEIRANAELANAAKFIDKLPQGLDTMVGEHGTHLSGGQKQRVAIARAILKDPRILLLDEATSALDAESERIVQEALDRIMTNHTTVIVAHRLSTVRNVDTIAVIHQGKIVEKGSHSELIKDPEGAYSQLIHLQDISTMSEQNALNDQEMPELPRRNSRHHSYSKSLGVADAVSVQETTPAETTTPASSPAKLPPEVSLHRLAHLNKPEIPVLLLGTIAAVANGLILPVHGILLSNTIKTFYEPEDKLCKDSIFWALTFIVLGVASLLAQPSKSYLFAIAGCKLIRRIRSKCFEIVVYMEVSWFDEAKHSSGALGARLSADAAFMRGVVGDALALLVQNIATATAGMVIAFTANWLLALIISVLLPLFGVRVYVEMKFMQRSSADAKKMYEEASQVANDAVGSIRTIASFCAEEKMMELYHKKCEGPIRTGKRQGLISGIGFGLSFFIMGSVYACCYYAGAQLVKDGKATFSEVFQVYYALTLAAFGITQSSSLAPDASKAKSSAASIFAILDRKSKIDSSDAFGMKIENVKGEIELQHISFRYPTRPDVQIFRDLCLAIHSGKTVALVGESGSGKSTVISLLQRFYNPDAGHITLDGIEIQKLQLMWLRQQMGLVSQEPVLFNDTIRTNIAYGKEGNATEAEILTAAELANAHKFISSLEKGYDTTVGERGIQLSGGQKQRVAIARAIVKAPKILLLDEATSALDVESERVVQDALDRLMVDRTTVVVAHRLSTIKGVDLIAVVKDGVIAEKGKHEILINIKDGIYANLVALHTKASS